A section of the Kribbella sp. HUAS MG21 genome encodes:
- the groL gene encoding chaperonin GroEL (60 kDa chaperone family; promotes refolding of misfolded polypeptides especially under stressful conditions; forms two stacked rings of heptamers to form a barrel-shaped 14mer; ends can be capped by GroES; misfolded proteins enter the barrel where they are refolded when GroES binds), with protein MPKLIAFDEEARRGLERGMNTLADAVKVTLGPKGRNVVLEKKWGAPTITNDGVSIAKEIELEDPYEKIGAELVKEVAKKTDDVAGDGTTTATVLAQALVREGLRNVAAGANPMGLKKGIEKATEAVSEQLLSLAKDVETREQIASTASISAADTQVGQIIAEAMDKVGKEGVITVEESNTFGLELELTEGMRFDKGYISPYFVTDTDRMEAVLDDPYILVVNSKIGSIKDLVPVLEKVMQTGKPLAIIAEDVEGEALATLVVNKIKGTFKAVAVKAPGFGDRRKAMLVDIAVLTGGEVISEEVGLKLDTVDLELLGQARKIVVTKDETTIVEGSGDADQITGRVNQIRAEIEKSDSDYDREKLQERLAKLAGGVAVIKVGAATEVELKERKHRIEDAVRNAKAAVEEGIVAGGGVALLQASVVAFEKLELEGDEATGAEIVRKAVEAPLKQIAVNAGLEGGVVVEKVRNLEPGHGLNAATGEYVDLIATGIIDPAKVTRSALQNAASIAALFLTTEAVIADKPEKAAAAPGGAPDMGGMDF; from the coding sequence GACGCCGTGAAGGTGACGCTCGGCCCGAAGGGCCGCAACGTCGTGCTGGAGAAGAAGTGGGGCGCCCCCACGATCACCAACGACGGTGTCTCCATCGCCAAGGAGATCGAGCTCGAGGACCCGTACGAGAAGATCGGGGCCGAGCTCGTCAAGGAAGTTGCCAAGAAGACCGACGACGTCGCGGGTGACGGCACCACCACCGCCACCGTGCTCGCCCAGGCCCTCGTCCGCGAGGGGCTGCGCAACGTCGCCGCCGGCGCGAACCCGATGGGCCTGAAGAAGGGCATCGAGAAGGCCACCGAGGCCGTCAGCGAGCAGCTGCTGTCGCTGGCCAAGGACGTCGAGACCCGGGAGCAGATCGCGTCGACGGCGTCGATCTCCGCCGCGGACACCCAGGTCGGCCAGATCATCGCCGAGGCGATGGACAAGGTCGGCAAGGAAGGCGTCATCACCGTCGAGGAGAGCAACACCTTCGGCCTCGAGCTCGAGCTCACCGAGGGTATGCGCTTCGACAAGGGCTACATCTCGCCGTACTTCGTGACCGACACCGACCGGATGGAGGCCGTCCTCGACGACCCGTACATCCTGGTCGTGAACAGCAAGATCGGCAGCATCAAGGACCTGGTCCCGGTGCTGGAGAAGGTCATGCAGACCGGTAAGCCGCTGGCGATCATCGCCGAGGACGTCGAGGGCGAGGCGCTGGCCACCCTGGTCGTCAACAAGATCAAGGGCACCTTCAAGGCCGTCGCCGTCAAGGCGCCGGGCTTCGGTGACCGCCGCAAGGCCATGCTGGTCGACATCGCCGTCCTCACCGGCGGCGAGGTGATCTCCGAGGAGGTCGGCCTCAAGCTCGACACCGTCGACCTGGAGCTGCTCGGCCAGGCCCGCAAGATCGTCGTCACCAAGGACGAGACGACCATCGTCGAGGGCTCGGGCGACGCCGACCAGATCACCGGCCGGGTGAACCAGATCCGCGCCGAGATCGAGAAGTCGGACTCCGACTACGACCGCGAGAAGCTGCAGGAGCGGCTGGCCAAGCTGGCCGGCGGCGTTGCGGTGATCAAGGTCGGCGCGGCCACCGAGGTCGAGCTGAAGGAGCGCAAGCACCGCATCGAGGACGCCGTTCGCAACGCGAAGGCGGCCGTCGAGGAGGGCATCGTCGCCGGTGGTGGCGTCGCGCTGCTGCAGGCGTCCGTGGTGGCGTTCGAGAAGCTGGAGCTCGAGGGTGACGAGGCGACCGGTGCGGAGATCGTGCGCAAGGCCGTCGAGGCCCCGCTGAAGCAGATCGCCGTGAACGCCGGCCTCGAGGGCGGCGTCGTGGTGGAGAAGGTCCGCAACCTCGAGCCGGGTCACGGTCTGAACGCCGCGACCGGTGAGTACGTCGACCTGATCGCCACCGGCATCATCGACCCGGCCAAGGTGACCCGGTCCGCGCTGCAGAACGCGGCGTCGATCGCGGCCCTGTTCCTCACCACCGAGGCCGTCATCGCCGACAAGCCGGAGAAGGCCGCGGCCGCTCCGGGCGGCGCCCCCGACATGGGCGGCATGGACTTCTGA
- a CDS encoding glycoside hydrolase family 6 protein — MPTLRPLAAGLLLSALLVVGRPEAGLAAATGDPLQLTSGLYVDPDSAAAAYVRRHPEDTAIATKIAGQPSARWFGSWSGDVQAGVTAYTTAADKADKLPVLVTDNLPGRQCGIGGGAASDAAYRAWIGGVSAGIGARPAVLVLEPDALARLDCYPAAEWDARIALLKYAVAVFAAKNPNTWVYLDAGTVTSGDAKEIARRLRLADVGKVRGFALNTANYFTTEQSVARGTEILRALGGGAHYVVDTSRNGNGSDGSSCNPPARKLGTSPAKAQSPVDLHLWLRTPGESDGPCGLTPTLPTRTFSPALAHHLITGT; from the coding sequence ATGCCGACTCTGCGTCCGCTGGCCGCCGGCCTGTTGCTGTCCGCCCTGCTCGTCGTCGGCCGGCCCGAAGCCGGGCTGGCCGCGGCGACCGGTGATCCGCTGCAGCTGACCAGCGGGCTGTACGTCGACCCGGACTCGGCCGCGGCGGCCTACGTACGGCGGCATCCCGAGGACACTGCGATCGCGACGAAGATCGCGGGGCAGCCGTCGGCGCGCTGGTTCGGGTCCTGGAGCGGGGACGTGCAGGCGGGCGTCACGGCGTACACGACGGCCGCGGACAAGGCGGACAAGCTGCCCGTGCTGGTGACGGACAACCTGCCGGGGAGGCAGTGCGGGATCGGCGGGGGCGCCGCGTCGGATGCGGCGTACCGGGCGTGGATCGGCGGGGTGTCGGCCGGGATCGGGGCGCGGCCCGCGGTCCTGGTGCTGGAGCCGGACGCGCTCGCGCGGCTCGACTGCTACCCGGCGGCCGAGTGGGACGCGCGGATCGCGCTGCTGAAGTACGCCGTCGCGGTGTTCGCGGCGAAGAACCCGAACACCTGGGTGTACCTCGACGCCGGCACCGTGACGTCGGGCGATGCGAAGGAGATCGCGCGGCGGCTGCGGCTCGCGGACGTCGGCAAGGTCCGCGGGTTCGCGCTGAACACGGCGAACTACTTCACCACCGAGCAGTCGGTGGCGCGTGGCACCGAGATCCTGCGGGCGCTCGGCGGCGGCGCGCACTACGTCGTCGACACCAGCCGCAACGGCAACGGCTCCGACGGCAGCTCCTGCAACCCACCCGCGCGCAAACTCGGCACCTCACCCGCCAAGGCCCAGTCACCCGTGGACCTCCACCTCTGGCTCCGCACCCCCGGCGAATCCGACGGCCCCTGCGGCCTCACCCCCACCCTCCCCACCAGAACCTTCTCCCCCGCCCTGGCCCACCACCTCATCACCGGCACCTGA
- a CDS encoding ribonuclease domain-containing protein codes for MRTLIAAVTLATTAALGSTASAAPTAPTHSISSYAVPQTVAAPDAIETCALSSLPAEAGDTLDLIHSGGPFPYEQDGTVFQNREGILPDESSGYYHEYTVITPGSPDRGARRLVGGGPETEPDHVYYTSDHYSSFCEVDENS; via the coding sequence ATGAGAACCCTCATCGCTGCCGTGACCCTGGCGACCACCGCCGCCCTCGGTTCCACGGCGTCCGCCGCCCCGACCGCCCCGACCCATTCGATCTCGTCGTACGCCGTGCCGCAGACCGTGGCCGCGCCGGACGCGATCGAGACCTGCGCCCTCAGCTCGCTGCCCGCCGAGGCCGGCGACACCCTCGACCTGATCCACTCCGGCGGGCCGTTCCCGTACGAACAGGACGGCACCGTCTTCCAGAACCGCGAGGGCATCCTGCCCGACGAGTCCTCCGGCTACTACCACGAGTACACGGTGATCACGCCCGGCTCCCCCGACCGCGGCGCGCGCCGGCTGGTCGGCGGCGGGCCGGAGACCGAGCCCGACCACGTCTACTACACCAGCGACCACTACAGCTCGTTCTGCGAGGTCGACGAGAACAGCTGA
- a CDS encoding GNAT family N-acetyltransferase, with translation MTIRTTVEADLDTVLALIEQKSVNTVTVERYREYVARGYYKHDWTWVAEENGAIQALAIWWGVPGETHPYSIDGLYFAGDGDPVPVWTELLKHAVASRPADAEPPEYHFFLDSDWQDKPEVVAALEPRVQAAAAVGMTALTDRLRYEWKPSYGLPERSTRLRFEPADDEAFVDVFVRVSQGSLDAATAREVARLGVEGAAREELAMYKSMPGDRDLWRLAYDGSSGELVGFAIPSANASGPVVGYLGVLPEHRGHGLSDDLLAEITHLLAETGAEHIRADTDFGNVPMAKSFERQGYRNFAVRRVLSFPEN, from the coding sequence GTGACCATCCGCACCACCGTCGAGGCCGACCTCGACACCGTTCTCGCTCTGATCGAGCAGAAGTCCGTCAACACCGTCACCGTCGAGCGCTACCGCGAGTATGTTGCCCGCGGCTACTACAAGCACGACTGGACCTGGGTCGCCGAGGAGAACGGCGCGATCCAGGCCCTGGCGATCTGGTGGGGCGTCCCGGGCGAGACCCACCCGTACAGCATCGACGGCCTGTACTTCGCCGGCGACGGCGACCCGGTCCCGGTCTGGACCGAGCTGCTGAAGCACGCCGTCGCGTCCCGCCCGGCCGATGCCGAGCCGCCGGAGTACCACTTCTTCTTGGACAGCGACTGGCAGGACAAGCCGGAAGTCGTCGCCGCGCTCGAGCCGCGGGTGCAGGCCGCCGCGGCGGTCGGGATGACCGCGCTCACCGACCGGCTGCGGTACGAGTGGAAGCCGTCGTACGGGCTGCCGGAGCGCTCCACCCGGCTGCGTTTCGAGCCGGCCGACGACGAGGCGTTCGTCGACGTGTTCGTGCGGGTCAGCCAGGGCAGCCTGGACGCCGCGACCGCGCGGGAGGTCGCGCGGCTCGGGGTCGAGGGCGCGGCCCGCGAGGAGCTGGCGATGTACAAGTCGATGCCGGGCGACCGCGACCTGTGGCGGCTCGCGTACGACGGCAGCAGTGGTGAACTGGTCGGTTTCGCGATTCCGTCGGCGAACGCGAGCGGCCCTGTCGTCGGTTATCTCGGCGTCCTGCCGGAGCACCGCGGGCACGGGCTGAGCGACGACCTGCTGGCCGAGATCACCCACCTGCTCGCCGAGACCGGTGCCGAGCACATCCGGGCCGACACCGACTTCGGCAACGTGCCGATGGCGAAGAGTTTCGAGCGTCAGGGGTACCGCAACTTCGCGGTCCGCCGGGTGCTGTCGTTCCCGGAGAACTGA
- a CDS encoding FHA domain-containing protein gives MPRPAAPLDLTGIPAPSTPPAPAATAEWVVERWVDPDWYAVQQSDDPCPSPGLPAVIPLTEKSVLIGRPSRSRGISPEVDCGDDTGVSRRQAQLTTDGQRWWVEDLQSSNGTYVAPAAGPLPETPIIPGQRQELQPDDRIYVGAWTRLVVRKATPEELAGQA, from the coding sequence ATGCCGCGCCCGGCGGCCCCGCTCGACCTGACCGGCATCCCGGCACCCAGCACCCCGCCGGCGCCGGCCGCGACCGCCGAGTGGGTGGTGGAGCGCTGGGTCGACCCGGACTGGTACGCCGTACAGCAGAGCGACGACCCGTGCCCCTCTCCCGGCCTGCCCGCGGTGATCCCGCTGACCGAGAAGAGTGTGCTGATCGGCCGCCCGTCCCGCAGCCGCGGCATCTCCCCGGAGGTCGACTGCGGCGACGACACCGGCGTCAGCCGCCGCCAGGCCCAGCTGACCACCGACGGCCAGCGCTGGTGGGTCGAGGACCTGCAGTCCTCCAACGGCACGTACGTCGCCCCCGCCGCCGGCCCGCTCCCGGAAACCCCGATCATCCCCGGCCAGCGCCAGGAGCTGCAGCCCGACGACCGGATCTACGTCGGCGCCTGGACCCGCCTGGTCGTCCGCAAGGCGACCCCCGAGGAACTCGCCGGCCAGGCCTAG
- a CDS encoding VWA domain-containing protein, with protein MADFTATVYQNEFLPDGGTDVHAIVTVTCTGAGAAGQSGSGDAGEIIIVDTSGSMGRDGVQAAAYAAQTALDQILDGVWFAVISGNDRAQLAFPPSAEPVMVRMDPYTRQAAKDAVSRFYADGGTAMGTWLRLAGRVFATVPSLTQKHAILLTDGENQHETPEALTQAIESVTGQFQCDTRGVGVAWQVDEVRRIAQALLGTVDIIPAPDQLAAEFEKLIQNAMSRGVAQADLRVWAPQGAEVLFVRQVAPTVEDLTSRRTAVNPLTGSYPTGSWGDESRDYHVAVRLAAKAVGQEQLAARVQLVLGDDTVAQGLVKALWSADEALTTRINPEVAHYTGQTELAQAIQDGLAAKAAGDTATATTKLGRAVQLAAQTGNEEATTRLRKVVDIDDQETGTVRLKRAVEKADEMALDTASTKTTRVRK; from the coding sequence ATGGCCGACTTCACCGCCACCGTTTACCAGAACGAGTTCCTGCCCGACGGCGGGACCGACGTGCACGCCATCGTCACGGTGACCTGCACCGGTGCCGGCGCCGCGGGTCAGTCCGGCAGCGGCGACGCGGGCGAGATCATCATCGTCGACACCTCCGGCTCGATGGGCCGCGACGGCGTCCAGGCCGCCGCGTACGCCGCGCAGACCGCGCTCGACCAGATCCTCGACGGCGTCTGGTTCGCGGTGATCTCCGGCAACGACCGCGCGCAGCTGGCGTTCCCGCCGTCCGCGGAACCGGTGATGGTCAGGATGGACCCGTACACCCGGCAGGCCGCGAAGGACGCCGTGTCCCGGTTCTACGCCGACGGCGGTACCGCGATGGGCACCTGGCTGCGGCTGGCCGGGCGGGTGTTCGCGACCGTGCCGTCGCTGACCCAGAAGCACGCGATCCTGCTCACCGACGGCGAGAACCAGCACGAGACCCCCGAGGCGCTGACCCAGGCGATCGAGTCGGTCACCGGCCAGTTCCAGTGCGACACCCGCGGCGTCGGCGTGGCCTGGCAGGTCGACGAGGTACGGCGGATCGCGCAGGCGCTGCTCGGCACCGTCGACATCATCCCGGCGCCGGACCAGCTGGCCGCCGAGTTCGAGAAGCTGATCCAGAACGCGATGAGCCGCGGTGTGGCGCAGGCCGACCTGCGGGTGTGGGCGCCGCAGGGCGCGGAGGTGCTGTTCGTCCGGCAGGTCGCGCCGACGGTCGAGGACCTGACGTCCCGTCGTACGGCGGTCAACCCGCTGACCGGGTCCTACCCGACCGGTTCCTGGGGCGACGAGTCCCGCGACTACCACGTCGCGGTCCGGCTGGCGGCAAAGGCCGTGGGTCAGGAGCAGCTCGCAGCGCGGGTCCAGCTGGTGCTGGGCGACGACACGGTCGCGCAAGGACTGGTGAAGGCACTGTGGTCGGCCGACGAGGCGCTCACCACCCGGATCAACCCGGAGGTCGCGCACTACACCGGGCAGACCGAGCTGGCGCAGGCGATCCAGGACGGCCTGGCGGCGAAGGCGGCCGGTGACACGGCCACCGCGACCACCAAGCTCGGGCGCGCGGTGCAGCTCGCGGCGCAGACCGGGAACGAGGAGGCGACCACCCGGCTGCGCAAGGTCGTGGACATCGACGACCAGGAAACGGGTACGGTGCGGCTCAAGCGCGCGGTCGAGAAGGCCGACGAGATGGCCCTCGACACCGCCTCCACCAAGACCACCCGGGTACGGAAATGA
- a CDS encoding PP2C family serine/threonine-protein phosphatase, translated as MDVAMTSTTDTVCPSCGGPVAAADLFCEACGAELKPAAAPSTPALDTDTEPTVEIGAVAAGAAVPVGPCASCGGTVGADGYCETCGTKAAKPRDHFTEQPAAWVAGVCDRGIRHTRNEDAMAIAADAEPGSRALLVVCDGVSSSLDSDVASLAAARAARDVLEAGHAQGLGTESSRAGAIAARLKAAADAASDAVLDNTSPDSPNPASCTFVATVLEGGLLVAGNVGDSRAYWFPDGAEAVALTVDDSWAAELIAGGMSREEAESGPHAHAITRWLGKDAPDHTPRITTLPVSGPGWLMVCSDGLWNYCSEAAPLADLVRQTAAEHGGEPKATASALVDWANAQGGQDNITVALARL; from the coding sequence ATGGACGTTGCGATGACGAGTACGACCGACACGGTCTGCCCCAGCTGTGGCGGCCCGGTGGCCGCGGCGGACCTGTTCTGCGAGGCCTGCGGCGCCGAGCTGAAGCCGGCCGCCGCCCCCAGCACACCGGCCCTGGACACCGACACCGAACCCACGGTCGAGATCGGTGCTGTGGCCGCGGGGGCCGCCGTGCCCGTCGGCCCGTGCGCCTCGTGCGGCGGGACCGTCGGCGCGGACGGGTACTGCGAGACGTGCGGCACCAAGGCCGCGAAGCCGCGGGACCACTTCACGGAGCAGCCCGCCGCCTGGGTGGCCGGGGTGTGCGACCGCGGCATCCGGCACACCCGCAACGAGGACGCGATGGCCATCGCCGCCGACGCAGAGCCTGGCAGCCGGGCGCTGCTGGTGGTGTGCGACGGCGTCAGCTCCTCGCTTGACTCCGATGTCGCCTCGCTGGCCGCGGCCCGGGCGGCCCGCGACGTACTCGAGGCCGGTCACGCGCAAGGGCTCGGCACCGAGTCGTCCCGGGCCGGCGCGATCGCGGCGCGACTCAAGGCGGCGGCCGACGCGGCGAGCGACGCCGTACTGGACAACACCAGTCCGGACAGTCCGAACCCTGCGTCGTGCACGTTCGTGGCGACCGTCCTGGAGGGCGGGCTGTTGGTCGCGGGCAACGTGGGCGACAGCCGTGCGTACTGGTTCCCGGACGGCGCCGAGGCGGTCGCGCTGACCGTCGACGACTCGTGGGCCGCGGAGCTGATCGCCGGCGGGATGTCGCGCGAGGAGGCCGAGTCGGGCCCGCACGCGCATGCCATCACCCGCTGGCTCGGCAAGGACGCGCCGGACCACACCCCGCGGATCACGACGCTGCCGGTCAGCGGCCCCGGCTGGCTGATGGTCTGCTCGGACGGCCTGTGGAACTACTGCTCGGAGGCGGCACCGCTGGCCGACCTCGTACGTCAGACAGCTGCGGAGCACGGCGGCGAGCCCAAGGCCACCGCGTCCGCCCTGGTCGACTGGGCCAATGCCCAGGGCGGCCAGGACAACATCACCGTCGCCTTGGCGCGGCTCTAG
- a CDS encoding tetratricopeptide repeat protein: MTTCTQPGCTGSIVDGYCDICGSPAAASSAPAASSAPAAPATGKCTQPGCTGSYADGYCDVCGSPAASGGTAAADPDPISSVSTVSRASNRLASTPLGSARAAAAGSKLTRKLGTSSTRLRGARLGAGLTHVPTIPAIDASKAILANPMVPEDRRNCPSCGHAVGRSRNGQPGRTEGFCPNCRSRYSFSPKLHPGDLVAGQYQVAGCLAHGGFGWIYMAQDKNVSDRWVVLKGLLNSEDPDAVAAAIAEQQFLARVEHPLIVEIYNFVTHEGAGYIVMEYVGGTSLKTLLKQRMAKNNGEYDALPIDQAIAYILEIIPAFSYLHDLGLVYCDFKPDNIIQVGDAVKLIDLGGVRRIDDLDSAIYGTVGFQAPEVAEVGPSIASDIYTLGRTLCVLAMEFRGYQSRYVDTLPPVGEVPLFQKYDSVYRLLAKACAKDPADRFQSADEFRVQLLGVLREVVAERQGVKAAQHSASSLLFGTPGDRSAGLGEAAPPWRQLPSLVPDESDKMAGWLKTVSVPDPAKRLELLVDAPEQSPQTLLEIAEAALEVGPERYDMVDTAVNDLLSADPWEWRAVWMSGLVALARADATGAQSAFNAVYGQVPGELAPKLALALACEHSGEFYVAEGLYLACARTDANYIAPSAFGLANIRTSRNDLDGALAALELVPPTSGAYVRARRQQAGLLAGSGRGLPALAQAMDSIATLTIDPVDRANLAANVFRTALTEVQQSGPQEALRIDGRAATETSLRDGLEATYRLLASQAKSRPERIALVDLANEVRGWTLR; this comes from the coding sequence ATGACGACCTGCACCCAGCCGGGCTGCACCGGCTCCATCGTGGACGGGTACTGCGACATCTGCGGCTCCCCCGCCGCCGCCTCGAGCGCCCCCGCCGCCTCAAGCGCTCCGGCAGCTCCAGCGACCGGAAAGTGCACGCAACCAGGCTGCACCGGCAGCTACGCCGACGGCTACTGCGACGTCTGCGGCTCCCCCGCGGCGAGCGGTGGCACCGCAGCAGCCGACCCGGACCCGATCAGCTCGGTGTCGACCGTCTCGCGCGCCTCCAACCGCCTGGCGTCGACGCCGCTCGGCTCGGCCCGCGCGGCCGCGGCCGGTTCGAAGCTGACCCGCAAGCTCGGTACGTCGTCCACCCGGCTGCGCGGCGCGCGCCTCGGCGCCGGGCTCACGCACGTCCCGACGATCCCCGCGATCGACGCGAGCAAGGCGATCCTGGCGAACCCGATGGTCCCCGAGGACCGCCGGAACTGCCCGAGCTGCGGCCACGCGGTCGGCCGGTCCCGCAACGGCCAGCCGGGCCGCACCGAGGGCTTCTGCCCGAACTGCCGCAGCCGCTACTCGTTCTCGCCGAAGCTGCACCCCGGCGACCTGGTCGCGGGCCAGTACCAGGTGGCCGGCTGCCTCGCGCACGGTGGCTTCGGCTGGATCTACATGGCGCAGGACAAGAACGTGTCCGACCGCTGGGTGGTCCTCAAGGGCCTGCTGAACTCCGAGGACCCGGACGCGGTCGCCGCGGCGATCGCCGAGCAGCAGTTCCTGGCCCGCGTCGAGCACCCGCTGATCGTCGAGATCTACAACTTCGTCACCCACGAGGGCGCCGGCTACATCGTCATGGAGTACGTCGGCGGCACCTCGCTGAAGACGCTGCTCAAACAGCGGATGGCGAAGAACAACGGCGAGTACGACGCGCTGCCGATCGACCAGGCGATCGCGTACATCCTGGAGATCATCCCGGCGTTCTCGTACCTGCACGACCTCGGCCTGGTGTACTGCGACTTCAAGCCGGACAACATCATCCAGGTCGGCGACGCGGTCAAGCTGATCGACCTCGGCGGCGTCCGGCGGATCGACGACCTGGACTCGGCGATCTACGGCACGGTCGGTTTCCAGGCACCCGAGGTGGCCGAGGTCGGCCCGTCGATCGCCTCCGACATCTACACGCTCGGCCGGACGCTGTGCGTGCTGGCGATGGAGTTCCGCGGGTACCAGAGCCGGTACGTCGACACGCTGCCGCCGGTCGGCGAGGTCCCGCTGTTCCAGAAGTACGACTCGGTGTACCGCCTGCTGGCCAAGGCGTGCGCGAAGGACCCGGCCGACCGCTTCCAGTCCGCCGACGAGTTCCGCGTCCAGCTGCTCGGCGTACTGCGTGAGGTGGTCGCGGAGCGCCAGGGCGTCAAGGCGGCACAGCACTCGGCGTCGTCGCTGCTCTTCGGCACACCTGGCGACCGGTCCGCGGGCTTGGGCGAGGCGGCCCCGCCGTGGCGGCAGCTGCCGTCGCTGGTGCCGGACGAGAGCGACAAGATGGCGGGCTGGCTGAAGACCGTCAGCGTGCCGGACCCGGCGAAGCGGCTGGAGCTGCTGGTCGACGCGCCGGAACAGTCCCCGCAGACACTGCTGGAGATCGCGGAAGCGGCGCTGGAGGTCGGGCCGGAGCGCTACGACATGGTCGACACCGCTGTGAACGACCTGCTCAGCGCCGACCCGTGGGAGTGGCGTGCGGTCTGGATGTCCGGACTGGTCGCCCTGGCCCGTGCCGACGCGACCGGTGCACAGTCCGCGTTCAACGCCGTCTACGGCCAGGTGCCGGGTGAGCTGGCACCGAAGCTGGCGCTGGCCCTCGCCTGTGAGCACAGCGGCGAGTTCTACGTTGCCGAGGGCCTCTACCTCGCCTGTGCCCGGACCGACGCCAACTACATCGCCCCCTCCGCGTTCGGCCTGGCCAACATCCGGACGTCGCGCAACGACCTGGACGGCGCGCTCGCCGCCCTCGAACTCGTACCGCCGACCAGCGGCGCGTACGTCCGGGCTCGTCGCCAGCAAGCCGGTCTCCTGGCAGGATCGGGCCGTGGCCTTCCCGCGCTCGCCCAGGCGATGGACAGCATCGCGACGCTGACCATCGACCCGGTCGACCGGGCCAACCTGGCCGCGAACGTGTTCCGGACCGCGCTGACCGAAGTACAGCAGTCCGGTCCGCAGGAAGCTCTGCGGATCGACGGACGGGCAGCCACCGAGACCTCCCTGCGGGACGGGCTCGAGGCCACCTACCGGTTGCTGGCCTCCCAGGCCAAGAGCCGGCCGGAACGGATCGCCCTGGTCGACCTGGCCAACGAGGTTCGAGGATGGACGTTGCGATGA
- a CDS encoding glutamate ABC transporter substrate-binding protein — MKKLIPLAATTALLLTACGNANYAATEIPARPQASATSAAPAAPATCTKEEKATELQSYAPPEGPLPAPGQMPAGSTMADISKRGRLIAGVSADSLHLGARNPLTGAIEGFDIDMVKAVATAIFGTWVGHLELRVISSPQRIPLLEEGKVDIVARNMTINCERWKRIAFSAEYYRSGQKTLVQRDSTATSLTQLSGKTICAPAGSTSLDNLKKANPQIKAVTADTDTGCLVLFQQGKADGISGDDTVLAGDAAQDPYAKVLDERISDEPYGLGINKGQKDFVQFVNGVLEQMKQVQPGQKQSDWMASYNKWLGQDLGKAVAPTPQYGRQ; from the coding sequence ATGAAAAAACTGATCCCCCTAGCCGCCACCACAGCCCTCCTCCTCACCGCCTGCGGCAACGCCAACTACGCCGCCACCGAGATCCCGGCCAGGCCTCAGGCGTCGGCGACGTCCGCCGCGCCCGCGGCTCCGGCGACCTGCACCAAGGAGGAGAAGGCCACCGAGCTGCAGTCCTACGCGCCGCCCGAGGGCCCGCTGCCCGCGCCGGGCCAGATGCCGGCGGGTTCGACGATGGCGGACATCTCCAAGCGCGGCCGACTGATCGCCGGGGTGTCCGCGGACAGCCTCCACCTCGGTGCGCGGAACCCGCTCACCGGCGCGATCGAGGGTTTCGACATCGACATGGTCAAGGCGGTCGCAACAGCCATCTTCGGCACCTGGGTAGGCCACCTCGAGCTTCGCGTGATCTCCAGCCCGCAGCGCATCCCGTTGCTGGAGGAGGGAAAGGTCGACATCGTCGCCCGGAACATGACGATCAACTGCGAGCGCTGGAAGCGGATCGCGTTCTCGGCGGAGTACTACCGTTCCGGGCAGAAGACGCTCGTCCAGCGCGACTCGACGGCGACGAGCCTGACGCAACTGTCCGGCAAGACGATCTGCGCCCCGGCGGGCTCGACCAGCCTGGACAACCTGAAGAAGGCGAACCCGCAGATCAAGGCCGTCACGGCCGACACCGACACCGGCTGTCTCGTACTGTTCCAGCAGGGCAAGGCCGACGGGATCAGCGGCGACGACACGGTGCTCGCCGGCGACGCCGCCCAGGACCCGTACGCGAAGGTGCTGGACGAGCGGATCAGCGACGAGCCGTACGGCCTGGGCATCAACAAGGGCCAGAAGGATTTCGTCCAGTTCGTGAACGGTGTGCTCGAGCAGATGAAGCAGGTGCAACCCGGTCAAAAGCAGTCGGACTGGATGGCGTCCTACAACAAGTGGCTCGGCCAGGATCTGGGTAAAGCCGTAGCACCGACGCCGCAGTACGGCCGCCAATGA